The DNA sequence TTTCTGTCGCCATATCACGGAGAAATTCAAAAGGATTGGTGCCACTGAACAGAGAGGGGACGGTATAACGAGCATAATTAAACCTTTTCCCCGTACGCCAGATATCATGGAGAACGTCGTGTTGTTCCGGGCTGGTGGAAATTTTCAACAACGCATCGCGGTATGGCGCCTCAAATTTCGATAAAATTACGTAATAAACCATAATCAAGTTAACAGCAAACATGCCAAAAATGCTGATGGAACGCAGAGTTGGTTGAACGGTACTGGCCCAAATGAACATGAAATAAATAAATACCGATATAGCAATAGTCATTCGTACCATTCGGACGCCGGAAACCTTCATCCGCCTGTCTCGCCGATGAAGAACAAAGTAGATGACCAGCATGATTAAAAGGACTAACTCGATGTAGGCGCTGGAAAGTAAATCTACCAAAAATTGAAACATATCTTCTCCTCTCGTCGGCCAAGGCAGGGCAGGAAGATTATCGAATATGCCGGCAAACACGTAGTGGAACCCTCATCAGCCAGAAGTGAGACCACTGACGTCGTTTATTTTATCATACTCATACACCCAAATCCGAGCAAAATATCCCGGTATGCCGCAAGTCCCTGCCCGTGCCCTTGAGGCCGCGGCCAAGACCGCTAAGCCAGCCCTTCTTATTCGGGCACAAACACCTGGATCTTGGCCCGGCGGCGCTCCCCGTCCAGCCAGGAGGCGAAGAGGAGCTGCTGCTTCTGGTTAAGAAATTGGGTACGCATCCGGTCCCGCTCCTTTTGAAATTCCTGGGGGTCCGGTTCCCGCCGGGCCTTGAAGGCCAGCAGGTAATAGGCGTCTTGCCATAGCAGGGGTTTTTCGGGATACGGGCGTTCCTGGGAAAGTTGGAAGGCGGCGCCGGTGAGGGCCTCGGCCTCCGGCTGCTTGTGGAAACCCTGGAGCCGGGTAAAAAAGCCGCTGTCCTGAACGGTCAGCCCCGCCGCGGCCGCCACCTGGGCCAGGGGCTTGCCGCCCCGGAGTTCCCCCAACAGCCGGGAGGCTTCCTGCTCGGCTTTTTTCCGGGCCAGGTTTTTTTTCAACGCGGCCTTCACCTGGTCCTTGATCTGGGCCAGGGCGGGCAGGTGCGCCGCCTGATATTCCACGCCTTTAAGGACCGCGAACCCGTCCGGCAACTCCACCACCTTGCTGACTTCCTGGGGTTTGAGGTGAAGGGCGGCTTGGTTGAAAGCAGGCTGCACCCCCAGTCCCGGGACGGCATCTTGCAAGGCAAACAGCGGGGTCTCCCGGGAAGTCACGCCCAATTTCTGCGCCACCGTGGCCGGGGAACCCTGGGCCAACTCTTTCTGGGCCTGCTGGGCCGCGTCCTTCGCCAATTGTTGCGCCTGTTCCTCTTTAAGCCGCTGCTCCACCTGCTTGGCGGCCTCAGGCACAGCCTCCGTCTCCTTGATCTCGTCCACCTTGATCAGGTAAATCCCCGCAGGGGTGGCCGCCATACCCACGCCCCCCGGTTTGAGGGCAAACGCGACCTTGTCCCATTCCGGGTGATTCTGGCCGCGTTTGACCACGCCCAGGTCTCCCCCCTTATCCTTGGTGGCCGCGTCCTGAGAGTTTGCTCGGGCCAGGTCGGCGAAATCCGCCCCCGTCTGAGCCTGCCGCCCCAGGTTCTGGGCCTTCTGCGTCACTTGCCGGCGCTGGGCGTCCGTGGCCTGGGCGGGCAAAGTGAGCACGATCTGGTGCGCCTGAATCGCCTTGGCGCGGACATATTCGTCTTGGTGCTCTTTGAGAAAAGCTTGCACGTCATCCGGGCTGAGCTTGACCTTCTTAAGAAAATCCTTAGTCTGGAAGATCAGGTAGTTAACCCGGGCACGGTCCGGCAGACGAAATTCCGCCTCATTCTCCTTATAATAGCGGTCCACGGCTTCGTCGCCGGGATTTTGCTGGGCCAGGTATTTATCCGGGGAGATCGTCAGGTAGTTGACGTCCGTCTCTTCTTGGGTGATGCGGAAGAGTTCCTTTAGTTCCGCATCCGAGACCTTGGCTAAAGAGGTCACTTCCGCGATGACCTTGCGGAGGAGCAGGCGCTGGCGCTCCCCAGCCTCGAAAGCCTGGGGGCTTAGGTGGCTCCGGGTTAGTAGCCAGTTATAGCGCTCCTCGTCGAACTTGCCGTCTTTTTGGAAATAGGGGTAGCTCTGGATCTGGCGGCGCAGCTCGGTGTCGGTCACGCCAAGACCCAGGCGCGGCGCCGCTTGGAGGATCAGGGTCTCTTCCACCAGTTGGCTCAGGGCCATCTCCTTGAGCCGCAGGGCCTTGATCATTTCGGGCGTCAGTTCGCCCGCGGCCCGCTCCTGGTACTGCTTGACCAGGTCGTTGTAATGCCGCGCGAACTCGGTCATGGGGATAATAGTGCCGTTGACTTCAGCCGCCTCCTGGGAGCGGGCCGATTTGTAGGAGCCCACGCCCCAGAAAATAAAGACTACCACGATGGCCCCGATGGCCAAATAGATGAACCAGGAACGGGAAGATTTACGCAGCCATTGTAACATGGGTTCAGATTACCTCGATTTGATGTGCCCGGAAGCCGGCCAGCTCGGAAATGATCTACGGAAGCCGCAGAGTTACCGCGCGGCTGGCTTGGAGCCTTCCTTCAACATTTTCTGGGCCTCTTTGGCTTCGGGACTGTTTGGATAAGCCTTGACCAATTTTCTTAACGTGTCCCGATACGTACTCATTTGCTGCTGGTTTTTGTAGCACAGGGCCTGGCGCAGGAGACCCGCAGGGGCCAGGATGCTCTTGG is a window from the Desulfobaccales bacterium genome containing:
- a CDS encoding SurA N-terminal domain-containing protein, whose amino-acid sequence is MLQWLRKSSRSWFIYLAIGAIVVVFIFWGVGSYKSARSQEAAEVNGTIIPMTEFARHYNDLVKQYQERAAGELTPEMIKALRLKEMALSQLVEETLILQAAPRLGLGVTDTELRRQIQSYPYFQKDGKFDEERYNWLLTRSHLSPQAFEAGERQRLLLRKVIAEVTSLAKVSDAELKELFRITQEETDVNYLTISPDKYLAQQNPGDEAVDRYYKENEAEFRLPDRARVNYLIFQTKDFLKKVKLSPDDVQAFLKEHQDEYVRAKAIQAHQIVLTLPAQATDAQRRQVTQKAQNLGRQAQTGADFADLARANSQDAATKDKGGDLGVVKRGQNHPEWDKVAFALKPGGVGMAATPAGIYLIKVDEIKETEAVPEAAKQVEQRLKEEQAQQLAKDAAQQAQKELAQGSPATVAQKLGVTSRETPLFALQDAVPGLGVQPAFNQAALHLKPQEVSKVVELPDGFAVLKGVEYQAAHLPALAQIKDQVKAALKKNLARKKAEQEASRLLGELRGGKPLAQVAAAAGLTVQDSGFFTRLQGFHKQPEAEALTGAAFQLSQERPYPEKPLLWQDAYYLLAFKARREPDPQEFQKERDRMRTQFLNQKQQLLFASWLDGERRRAKIQVFVPE